A single Rhinolophus ferrumequinum isolate MPI-CBG mRhiFer1 chromosome 12, mRhiFer1_v1.p, whole genome shotgun sequence DNA region contains:
- the ZNF510 gene encoding zinc finger protein 510 isoform X2 — translation MNVPQASVSFKDVTVEFTQEEWQRLGPAQRALYRDVMLEIYSHLVSVGYCFTKPELIFRLEQCEDPWLIEKEFLSRNSPEASQLDELSEKSPENQGKHLWQVLFTKNSLITEQEISGKLYNLDINIFPARTIPYIFDATVPTYLHFSSLNSHCQYSRKNAHELNVCEKWLHGIKDDRTNTGEKSFIYSKNVKAFDHKEEVIEHQTVQTLQQAFKYNECGKAFLEKSALITSNVTDIKVKSYQLNKFGEYQCDKSTFAVSQSSHPEKNHYTFNGYECTENRNNFNRITQRTNIEGKSFRPKSHIKEHQKIHIGVRPFEYGKNFSHNSALLVLQRTDTKDRPSDYDTWTDTLSYQSAFNIPHRTHKTVKPYECNECGKSCSVKSCLIQPQKSHTGEKRYECLECGKAFSEKSHLRKHQRTHTGEKPYKCDGCEKAFSAKSGLRIHQTTHTGEKPYKCDGCEKAFSAKSGLRIHQTTHTGEKPYKCDGCEKAFSAKSGLRIHQRTHTGEKPFECNECGKSFNYKSILIVHQRTHTGEKPFECNECGKSFSHMSGLRNHRRTHTSERPYKCDECGKAFKLKSGLRKHHRTHTGEKPYKCNQCGKAFGQKSQLRGHHRIHTGEKPYKCNYCGEAFSQKSNLRVHHRTHTGEKPYQCDDCGKTFGKKSNLRGHQRTHTEWSGDYPQ, via the exons GGTACTGCTTTACAAAACCAGAACTAATCTTCAGGTTGGAACAATGTGAAGATCCATGGTTAATAGAGAAAGAATTTCTAAGTAGAAACTCCCCAG aagCATCCCAACTTGATGAACTCTCAGAGAAGAGCCCAGAAAACCAAGGCAAACATTTGTGGCAAGTTTTGTTCACCAAAAATTCATTGATTACAGAGCAAGAAATTTCAGGAAAACTGTATAATCTGGACATAAACATTTTTCCTGCAAGAACAATACCATATATATTTGATGCTACAGTACCTACTTATTTGCATTTCAGCTCGTTGAACTCACATTGTCAGTATTCAAGAAAGAATGCTCACGAACTTAATGTATGTGAGAAATGGCTCCACGGTATTAAGGATGACAGAACTAACACTGGAGAGAAATCTTTCATTTacagtaaaaatgtaaaagccttTGATCATAAAGAGGAAGTTATTGAGCATCAGACAGTTCAGACTTTACAGCAAgcttttaaatataatgaatgtgggaaagctttcctTGAAAAGAGTGCCCTGATTACATCTAATGTCACTgacataaaagtgaaatcttaTCAACTTAATAAATTTGGGGAATACCAATGTGATAAATCAACCTTTGCAGTTTCTCAGAGCAGTCATCCAGAGAAGAATCACTATACATTTAATGGATATGAATgtactgaaaacagaaataatttcaatAGGATCACTCAGAGAACTAACATAGAAGGGAAATCTTTCAGGCCAAAATCACATATTAAAGAACATCAGAAAATTCATATAGGGGTGAGACCCTTTGAATATGGAAAGAATTTCAGCCATAATTCTGCCCTCTTGGTGCTTCAGAGAACTGACACAAAAGACAGACCCTCTGATTATGACACATGGACAGACACGTTGAGTTACCAGTCAGCTTTCAACATACCTCATAGAACTCACAAAACAGTGAAACCCTATGagtgtaatgaatgtggaaaatccTGTTCTGTGAAGTCCTGCCTGATTCAGCCTCAGAAAagtcacacaggggagaaacgcTATGAATGTcttgaatgtgggaaagctttcagtgAGAAATCACACCtaagaaaacatcagagaactcacacaggggagaaaccctacaAATGTGATGGGTGTGAGAAAGCTTTCAGTGCAAAGTCAGGCCTAAGAATACATCAGAcaactcacacaggggagaaaccgtACAAATGTGATGGGTGTGAGAAAGCTTTCAGTGCAAAGTCAGGCCTAAGAATACATCAGAcaactcacacaggggagaaaccctacaAATGTGATGGGTGTGAGAAAGCTTTCAGTGCAAAGTCAGGCCTAAGAATACATCAGAGgactcacacaggagagaagccctttgaatgtaatgaatgtgggaaatctTTCAACTATAAGTCAATCCTTATagtacatcagagaactcacacaggggagaaaccctttGAATGTAATGAGTGTGGAAAATCTTTCAGCCACATGTCAGGCCTAAGGAATCATCGGAGAACTCACACAAGCGAAAGACCATATAAATGtgatgaatgtgggaaagctttcaaACTGAAGTCAGGTCTAAGAAAACATCACagaactcacacaggggagaagcccTATAAATGTAATCAGTGTGGGAAAGCTTTTGGTCAGAAATCACAACTCAGAGGACATCATAGAatccacacaggagagaaaccctataaatgtaattattgtGGGGAAGCTTTCAGCCAGAAGTCAAACCTTAGAGTACATCACAGAAcgcacactggggagaaaccctatcAATGTGATGATTGTGGAAAAACATTCGGGAAGAAATCAAATCTCAGAGGACACCAAAGAACTCACACag AATGGAGTGGCGATTACCCTCAGTGA
- the ZNF510 gene encoding zinc finger protein 510 isoform X3: MSPHPEAITGCVTVETVDQLAEGAYPSQFSTLSQEQQKMNISQASVTFKDVTVEFTQEEWQRLGPAQRALYRDVMLEIYSHLVSVGNCIYKPGVIFKLEQREDPWFLEEEVSNQSHQGRKIQFITITLQR, from the exons ATGTCACCACACCCAGAAGCCATCACAGGCTGTGTGACAGTGGAAACTGTAGACCAGCTTGCTGAAGGCG CTTATCCATCACAGTTCTCTACACTCTCCCAAGAGCAGCAGAAAATGAATATATCCCAG GCCTCAGTGACCTTCAAGGACGTGACTGTGGAGTTCACCCAGGAGGAGTGGCAGCGCCTGGGCCCTGCTCAGCGGGCCCTCTACAGAGACGTGATGCTGGAGATCTACAGCCACCTCGTCTCCGTGG GAAACTGCATTTACAAACCAGGGGTGATCTTTAAGTTGGAGCAAAGAGAAGACCCTTGGTTCTTAGAGGAAGAAGTCTCAAACCAGAGCCACCAAG GTAGGAAAATCCAATTTATCACAAT aacattacAGAGATGA